TTCTTCAGCCAGAACTGGTACATATTCACCTTTATCATTGACCTGAACCAGTCCTTCAACAAACAGTGAGGTGACAGCATCTTCGATAGACGAGGTTGTCAGTAATGTGTTAAGAATAGCCGGTTCTTGCGGGGTACCAAAAATTAACGTTCCGCCCTGTTTGGGGGCATTTGGGTCAACAGCAGGCTGGTCGGCCGTGGGTTGAGTGACGGCCGTGGTCGGCATAGTTTGCGATGAACCGGATGGCGAAGATGAGGGTGAACTGCTACAGGCTGTCAGGACCAAAAGTACGGCGATGATTAACAATGAGTGCGAGGGTTTCATGCAGTGCTCCTTGTAGATAAATCAGGCGGTCTCTGGCTACTCATCGCTAAGCGAGGGCACAACGGTAATATGCGCGTTACCATTCACACAATCGTAGGTGCAGCCTGCCGTTAATACATGTGCTGTCAGGTGTCCAACGGCCACCGGTCGTCCAGCCTCAACCTCAGCAACATTTGACTCCGAAATGGTTCGTCCGTCTAGTATCGTAACTGCGCCTTTTCCATATACCCGGATGTGCTGCTCATCCTCAATGATGGCGGCCGTATCTTCATCGATACCGATGCCCAACACACCGGGATGAGTACATACGACGTAAATTAATCTGCCCCAACGATCACGCTGACGAAAATGCTGATCGAAGACAAAGCGGTCGGTGAAGCCTAATCCTGGTGAACATTGCACGATCCGCTCGCGTGGGGTAGGGCCACTCTTACCATACGCGATCATCGTTTTGGACAGGACGGAAGCACCAGCGCTCGTCCCTGCAATGACGCAACCTCGTAGATATGCCCGATACAGGGCATCGGCCAGACGAGTACCACCGATGAGCTGGGTAATACGCATTTGTGCTCCGCCGGTAAAAAAAATACCGCTGGCTTCTTCAATCGCGTCTAAGTTTTCGGTTGTGTCAGCAGCATGCCGTTGGCGAAATTCCAATGAGATAACCTGTCCCGCTCCCAATGACAGGCACTGATGTACGTAGTGTGAACCGGTTTCGGCTAAAGCTGAAGCCTGGGGCAAAATCACGATCCGCGCTTGCGCTCCGCCTGAACGCTCGACAAATTCACGCATAATATGAGGGTTTTCGTGATCGAGAGCACCCCCAATGGGCATCAATATCTTCATGGCTGCTCCAAGTCTGCTTGCCTTTGCAGTGAATCGCGCAGATACCGTACAGTGTTGAGGATATGAGTGCGCATAGCCTGCTCGGCTGCTTCAGGTTGATGGTTTTTTAACGCCTCAAAGATGGCAAGGTGTTCAAGCGTGTCAGTCTCGTCTCGCTTGTAGAGGGGGCGCTGGGCGGTAGCG
This genomic window from Chloroflexus aurantiacus J-10-fl contains:
- a CDS encoding cyanophycinase → MKILMPIGGALDHENPHIMREFVERSGGAQARIVILPQASALAETGSHYVHQCLSLGAGQVISLEFRQRHAADTTENLDAIEEASGIFFTGGAQMRITQLIGGTRLADALYRAYLRGCVIAGTSAGASVLSKTMIAYGKSGPTPRERIVQCSPGLGFTDRFVFDQHFRQRDRWGRLIYVVCTHPGVLGIGIDEDTAAIIEDEQHIRVYGKGAVTILDGRTISESNVAEVEAGRPVAVGHLTAHVLTAGCTYDCVNGNAHITVVPSLSDE